From the genome of Hymenobacter sp. PAMC 26628, one region includes:
- a CDS encoding DUF4870 domain-containing protein, with protein sequence MQTLPPSELETRQWATFLHLSLLAGLVVPGAGFILPIILWQVKKDELPGIDAHGKVVANWLISALIYGAVAGGLCFVLVGFPLLGLLGLLAFVFPIIGALKANDGVVWAYPLAIRFFS encoded by the coding sequence ATGCAGACTTTGCCGCCTTCCGAATTGGAGACCCGCCAGTGGGCCACGTTTCTGCACTTGTCGCTGCTGGCGGGCCTGGTGGTGCCGGGCGCGGGGTTCATCCTGCCCATTATCCTGTGGCAAGTCAAGAAAGACGAGCTGCCCGGCATCGACGCCCACGGCAAAGTGGTGGCCAACTGGCTCATCAGCGCTCTTATTTACGGCGCGGTCGCCGGGGGGCTCTGCTTCGTGCTGGTGGGTTTTCCGCTGCTGGGGCTCCTGGGGCTGCTGGCGTTCGTGTTTCCCATCATCGGGGCCCTGAAGGCCAACGACGGCGTAGTGTGGGCGTACCCGCTCGCCATCCGCTTCTTCTCCTAA
- a CDS encoding S9 family peptidase: MHKYLLALTAGAFSVAAAASAQSLPVLTAQDYARAERFLSYNTQPLVDRGPVDPNWLANDRFWYRVLTAEGSEFVLVDPARKTRTPAFDHARLAAALSAASGQPYQGARLPFRSLTFSPDEKVISFSVKGKDWQYDAASGQVRPAAASAEGPGASPNAANEITSPDGRLAAYIKDNNLWVRDTKTNQATPLTTDGAPNYGYATDNAGWTHSDRPVLQWSPDSRKIATFQQDQRKASDMYLVTTNVGRPTLKTWKYPLPGDKDIVTIERVIVEVSPAKVVRLQVPPDPHRGSLSDDISSSGTFDDVDWAPDGSQLAFVSTSRDHKQEKLRVADAATGAVREVFTETVATQFESGQHAINWRYLPKTKEAIWYSERDNWGHLYRYDAATGQVKNLITKGNFVVTQLLRVDEQKRQLYFVADGREPGNPYFSHFYRVGLDGKGLKLLTPEAGNHRVELSPSGRYFVDSYSQPDRPGASVLRDADGKLVAALEKTDISRLTATGWKAPTPITVKDQDGRDDLYGLMFVPTALDPAKKYPIINYIYPGPQGGGVGNWSFSAARNDNQALAELGFVVVVIEGSCNPLRSKRFHDACYGHMEANTLADQVTGMRQLAQKYPYIDLERAGIWGHSGGGYATAAAMFRYPDFFKVGISESGNHENRNYEDDWGERYIGLLTTNPDGTSNYDAQANAPLAKNLKGKLMLAHGLMDDNVPSSNTMLVAEALIKANKSFDLVVFPNAAHGYGALSPYMMRRRWDYFVQNLAGATPPHDYEMQPKPDPRNGGQ; this comes from the coding sequence ATGCACAAATATTTACTGGCCCTCACCGCGGGGGCCTTTTCGGTGGCCGCGGCGGCTTCGGCCCAGTCGCTGCCCGTCCTCACGGCCCAAGACTACGCCCGGGCCGAGCGCTTCCTGAGCTACAACACCCAGCCGCTGGTAGACCGCGGCCCCGTCGACCCCAACTGGCTGGCCAACGACCGGTTCTGGTACCGGGTGCTGACGGCCGAGGGCAGCGAGTTCGTCCTGGTAGACCCGGCCCGCAAAACCCGCACCCCAGCCTTCGACCACGCCCGGCTGGCCGCTGCGCTGTCGGCCGCCAGCGGCCAGCCGTACCAGGGGGCCCGGCTGCCGTTTCGCAGCCTCACGTTTTCGCCCGATGAGAAGGTGATTTCCTTTTCGGTGAAGGGTAAAGACTGGCAGTACGACGCGGCCAGCGGGCAGGTGCGCCCGGCGGCCGCATCCGCGGAGGGCCCCGGCGCCAGCCCCAACGCGGCCAACGAAATCACGTCGCCCGACGGCCGCCTGGCCGCCTACATCAAGGATAACAACCTGTGGGTGCGCGACACGAAAACCAATCAGGCGACCCCGCTCACCACCGACGGGGCCCCCAATTATGGCTACGCCACCGACAACGCCGGCTGGACCCACAGCGACCGGCCGGTGCTGCAATGGTCGCCCGATTCGCGCAAAATCGCCACCTTCCAGCAGGACCAGCGCAAGGCCAGCGACATGTACCTGGTGACCACCAACGTGGGCCGGCCGACCCTGAAAACGTGGAAGTACCCGCTGCCCGGCGACAAAGACATCGTCACCATCGAGCGGGTAATTGTGGAGGTGAGCCCGGCCAAAGTGGTGCGCCTGCAAGTGCCGCCCGACCCGCACCGCGGCTCGCTCTCCGACGACATTTCCAGCAGCGGCACCTTCGACGACGTAGACTGGGCCCCGGACGGCTCGCAGCTGGCGTTCGTGTCGACCTCGCGCGACCACAAGCAGGAGAAACTCCGGGTGGCCGACGCCGCGACCGGCGCCGTGCGCGAGGTGTTCACGGAAACCGTGGCCACGCAGTTCGAGTCGGGCCAGCACGCCATCAACTGGCGCTACCTGCCCAAAACCAAGGAGGCCATTTGGTACTCGGAGCGCGACAACTGGGGCCACCTCTACCGCTACGACGCCGCCACCGGCCAGGTCAAGAACCTGATTACCAAGGGTAATTTCGTGGTGACGCAGCTGCTGCGCGTGGATGAACAAAAGCGCCAGCTCTACTTCGTGGCCGATGGCCGCGAGCCGGGCAACCCGTACTTCAGCCACTTCTACCGCGTCGGGCTGGATGGCAAGGGGCTGAAGCTGCTCACGCCCGAAGCCGGCAACCACCGCGTGGAGCTCTCGCCTTCGGGCCGGTACTTCGTGGACAGCTACTCGCAGCCCGACCGTCCCGGCGCCTCCGTGCTGCGCGACGCGGACGGCAAGCTCGTGGCGGCGCTGGAAAAAACCGACATTTCCCGCCTCACGGCCACCGGCTGGAAGGCGCCCACGCCCATCACCGTGAAGGACCAGGACGGACGCGACGACCTCTACGGCCTGATGTTCGTGCCCACCGCGCTGGACCCGGCCAAGAAATACCCCATCATCAACTACATCTACCCGGGGCCCCAGGGCGGCGGCGTGGGCAACTGGTCGTTCAGCGCGGCGCGCAACGACAACCAGGCGCTGGCCGAGCTGGGCTTCGTGGTCGTCGTCATCGAAGGCAGCTGCAACCCCCTGCGCTCCAAGCGTTTCCACGACGCCTGCTACGGCCACATGGAGGCCAACACCCTCGCTGACCAAGTGACCGGCATGCGGCAGCTGGCGCAGAAATATCCGTACATTGACCTGGAGCGGGCCGGCATCTGGGGGCACTCGGGCGGCGGCTACGCCACGGCGGCGGCCATGTTCCGCTACCCCGATTTCTTCAAGGTCGGCATCTCCGAATCGGGCAACCACGAGAACCGCAACTACGAGGACGACTGGGGCGAACGCTACATCGGCCTGCTCACCACCAACCCCGACGGCACCTCGAACTACGACGCGCAAGCCAACGCGCCCCTGGCCAAGAACCTCAAGGGCAAGCTGATGCTGGCCCACGGCCTGATGGACGACAACGTGCCGTCCTCCAACACCATGCTGGTGGCCGAAGCCTTAATCAAGGCCAACAAGAGCTTCGACTTGGTGGTGTTCCCCAACGCCGCCCACGGCTACGGGGCCCTCTCGCCCTACATGATGCGCCGCCGCTGGGACTATTTCGTGCAGAACCTGGCCGGCGCCACGCCCCCGCACGACTACGAGATGCAGCCCAAACCCGACCCGCGCAACGGGGGGCAGTAG
- a CDS encoding xanthine dehydrogenase family protein molybdopterin-binding subunit — protein MPELPVPSLPSAPSRVDGRLKVTGQARYAAEHRVVGCTYGVLATSAIARGRIKSIDTKAAERAPGVLAVLTYLNAPKVPAYASATANHNERVEGQEIKVFYDDQIHFSNQPVALAVAETLEQAQYAAALVRVAYEATAPQTDLGANLATGQTAKDEPDYLRGQAGAYAGAPVHIFQEYRTPIQVHNPMETHATVALWEGERLTVYNKTQAPKLAQQDLMRMFGLPESQVRVHSPFVGGAFGGASRIWPPEVAVILGAKKVGRPVQVMLGREQEFNMVGYRPRSVQQVGLGAQHDGTLVGITHLGHGSSSRYELFVERMLHPTKAAYACPSLDARYRVVPLDLSTPAWTRGPGEASGSFAIESAMDELAYALNMDPLALRLKNFAPADPEKNIPWSSNRLRECYAQGAERFGWQQRPAAPRSMRQGPYLVGWGMAMGIYKAERAPATARAQLRADGTLLVQSGTADVGPGTATAMTQVAAAALGIAPGQIQFELGDSALPPSAGQFGSHTTASVGTAVHTACTALQQQLRALAVQTGRSQFGPVKAEELVVENGALYLARDPGRRVSFADVLRLHGLPGLEVTQEAKPGPEAKENSGKSFGAHFVEVLVHARTGEVRVARVVSAIDAGRVISPKTARSQVLGAVTWGISMALMEHAVLDHRYGRFVNHNLAEYHMATHADVPDIDVILLDEPDPVLNPIGAKGLGEIGLIGFTAAVANAVFHATGKRIRELPITPDKLLGGGVS, from the coding sequence ATGCCCGAACTGCCCGTCCCGTCCCTTCCTTCCGCCCCGAGCCGTGTTGACGGCCGCCTGAAAGTGACCGGCCAGGCCCGCTACGCCGCCGAGCACCGCGTGGTGGGCTGCACCTACGGCGTGCTGGCCACCAGCGCCATTGCCCGGGGCCGCATCAAAAGCATCGACACGAAGGCGGCCGAGCGGGCCCCCGGCGTGCTGGCCGTGCTCACGTACCTGAACGCACCCAAGGTGCCGGCCTATGCCAGCGCTACGGCCAACCACAACGAACGGGTGGAGGGCCAGGAAATCAAGGTATTCTACGACGACCAAATCCACTTCAGCAACCAGCCGGTGGCGCTGGCCGTGGCCGAAACCCTAGAACAGGCCCAGTACGCCGCCGCCCTGGTGCGGGTAGCATACGAAGCCACCGCGCCCCAAACCGACCTGGGGGCCAACCTCGCCACCGGCCAAACGGCCAAGGACGAACCCGACTACCTGCGCGGCCAGGCAGGGGCCTACGCCGGGGCCCCGGTGCACATTTTCCAGGAATACCGCACGCCCATCCAGGTGCACAACCCGATGGAAACCCACGCCACGGTGGCCCTGTGGGAGGGCGAGCGGCTGACGGTGTACAACAAAACGCAGGCCCCCAAGCTGGCCCAGCAGGACTTGATGCGCATGTTCGGGCTGCCCGAGAGCCAGGTGCGGGTGCACTCGCCGTTCGTGGGCGGGGCCTTCGGGGGGGCGTCGCGCATTTGGCCGCCCGAGGTGGCGGTCATTCTGGGGGCCAAAAAGGTGGGCCGCCCGGTGCAGGTAATGCTGGGGCGCGAACAGGAGTTTAACATGGTGGGCTACCGGCCGCGCTCGGTGCAGCAGGTGGGCCTGGGGGCCCAGCACGACGGTACGCTGGTGGGCATCACGCACCTGGGCCACGGCAGCAGCTCGCGCTACGAGCTGTTCGTCGAGCGCATGCTGCACCCCACCAAGGCGGCCTACGCCTGCCCCAGCCTCGACGCGCGCTACCGCGTGGTACCCCTCGACCTGAGCACGCCCGCCTGGACGCGGGGCCCCGGCGAGGCCAGCGGCTCGTTCGCCATCGAGTCGGCAATGGACGAGCTGGCCTACGCCCTGAACATGGACCCGCTGGCCCTGCGCCTCAAGAACTTTGCCCCCGCCGACCCCGAGAAAAACATCCCGTGGAGCAGCAACCGCCTGCGCGAATGCTACGCGCAAGGCGCCGAGCGCTTCGGCTGGCAGCAGCGGCCGGCCGCCCCGCGCTCGATGCGCCAGGGGCCCTACCTGGTGGGCTGGGGCATGGCCATGGGCATTTACAAGGCCGAGCGTGCCCCCGCCACCGCCCGCGCCCAGCTGCGCGCCGACGGCACCCTGCTGGTGCAGAGCGGCACCGCCGACGTGGGCCCCGGCACCGCCACCGCCATGACGCAGGTGGCCGCCGCGGCCCTGGGAATTGCGCCGGGCCAAATTCAGTTCGAGCTGGGCGATTCGGCCTTGCCGCCCTCGGCGGGCCAGTTTGGCTCGCACACCACGGCCTCGGTGGGCACGGCGGTGCACACGGCCTGCACGGCGTTGCAGCAGCAACTTAGGGCCCTGGCGGTGCAGACGGGCCGCTCGCAATTTGGCCCGGTCAAGGCGGAAGAGTTGGTGGTGGAAAACGGGGCCCTGTACCTAGCCCGCGACCCGGGCCGCCGCGTGTCCTTCGCCGACGTGCTGCGCCTGCACGGCCTGCCGGGCCTGGAGGTGACGCAGGAAGCCAAGCCGGGCCCCGAGGCCAAGGAGAACTCGGGCAAGTCGTTCGGGGCCCACTTCGTGGAGGTGCTGGTGCACGCCCGCACCGGCGAGGTGCGCGTGGCGCGGGTGGTGTCGGCCATCGACGCGGGCCGGGTCATCAGCCCCAAAACCGCCCGCAGCCAAGTGCTGGGGGCCGTCACCTGGGGCATCAGCATGGCCCTGATGGAGCACGCCGTGCTCGACCACCGCTACGGCCGCTTCGTGAACCACAACCTGGCCGAGTACCACATGGCCACCCACGCCGACGTGCCCGACATCGACGTCATCCTCCTCGACGAGCCCGACCCGGTCCTCAACCCCATCGGGGCCAAAGGCTTGGGCGAAATCGGCCTCATCGGCTTCACCGCCGCCGTGGCCAACGCCGTGTTCCACGCCACCGGCAAGCGCATCCGCGAGCTACCGATAACGCCCGATAAACTGCTGGGCGGCGGCGTGAGCTAG
- a CDS encoding DUF4136 domain-containing protein, with amino-acid sequence MKRVLLAVIVAFSLGATACAPTVNVEQRANVDFSKYRTFDFADMKVKTNGDDNPLLHSPIAQDKIKQAIADELIKRGLRQADNRPNLLVTTHTYVEQAERTVYNTQPGYGYAYPYAVSYRGGFLPINYGYWYTPRYYQTAHTEQYNEGTLIIDFIDARTNNLVWRGSIADPVSDPARLGSEFSRVAKDILEKFPVAEKKS; translated from the coding sequence ATGAAACGGGTATTATTAGCGGTAATCGTGGCTTTTTCGCTAGGCGCCACGGCCTGCGCCCCCACCGTGAACGTGGAGCAGCGCGCCAACGTCGATTTTAGCAAGTACCGCACCTTCGACTTTGCCGACATGAAGGTAAAGACCAACGGCGACGACAACCCGCTGCTGCACAGCCCCATCGCGCAGGACAAAATCAAGCAAGCCATTGCCGACGAGCTGATCAAGCGCGGCCTGCGCCAAGCCGACAACCGGCCCAACTTGCTCGTCACCACCCATACCTACGTGGAGCAGGCCGAGCGCACCGTGTACAACACCCAGCCCGGCTACGGCTACGCCTACCCTTACGCGGTATCGTACCGCGGTGGTTTCCTGCCCATTAACTACGGTTATTGGTACACCCCCAGGTACTACCAAACGGCTCACACCGAGCAGTACAACGAGGGCACGCTGATCATCGACTTCATCGACGCCCGCACCAATAACCTAGTCTGGCGCGGCTCCATCGCCGACCCCGTCAGCGACCCCGCCCGCCTGGGCAGCGAGTTCAGCCGCGTGGCCAAGGACATTTTGGAGAAATTCCCGGTCGCGGAAAAGAAGTCGTAG
- a CDS encoding nucleoside deaminase, translated as MDEFMQAAIDEARMGRAQGGIPIGSVLVRDGQLVSRGRNKRVQENNAIKHGEMDALMNAGRQRTYRDTVLYTTLMPCYMCAGTIVQFKIPKIVVGESRTFGESKEFLESHGVEVVILDLQECVDLMNEFIAAEPTLWNEDIMEL; from the coding sequence ATGGACGAATTCATGCAAGCCGCCATCGACGAAGCCCGGATGGGGCGCGCGCAGGGCGGCATTCCCATTGGCTCGGTGCTGGTGCGCGACGGCCAGCTCGTGAGCCGCGGCCGCAACAAGCGCGTGCAGGAAAACAACGCCATCAAGCACGGCGAGATGGACGCCCTGATGAACGCCGGCCGCCAGCGCACCTACCGCGACACCGTGCTGTATACCACCCTGATGCCCTGCTACATGTGCGCCGGCACCATCGTGCAGTTCAAGATTCCGAAGATCGTGGTGGGCGAGTCGCGCACGTTCGGCGAGTCGAAGGAATTCCTCGAAAGCCACGGCGTAGAGGTTGTCATCCTCGACTTGCAGGAGTGCGTGGACCTGATGAACGAGTTCATTGCGGCCGAGCCCACGCTCTGGAACGAGGACATTATGGAGCTGTAG